One Candidatus Syntrophosphaera sp. genomic window carries:
- a CDS encoding PH domain-containing protein has translation MEHQMHKPEPDLLKVWRFVWAVCFIASILALIILMIIVIPPLAALLIFIGLLLVMVPVLIYLVAFYKTLEYSLEENAVLLKKGVFWRKRSTLPYAKITNIDITQGPVERLYNTGKLHIQTAGYSQQQNAELVLPGIRDCETLKDSIMQRIKARPDNDLPDSVPKPEPNGQAELLKAMLQELSAIRTQLEK, from the coding sequence ATGGAACATCAGATGCACAAGCCGGAACCTGATCTGCTGAAGGTCTGGCGTTTTGTCTGGGCAGTCTGTTTTATCGCCAGCATCCTGGCCCTGATCATTTTGATGATCATAGTGATCCCGCCCCTGGCCGCTTTGCTGATCTTCATCGGGTTGTTGCTGGTGATGGTCCCTGTCCTGATCTATCTCGTGGCCTTTTACAAAACCCTGGAATACTCTCTGGAGGAAAATGCCGTCCTGCTGAAAAAGGGTGTTTTCTGGCGCAAACGCAGCACCCTGCCCTATGCCAAAATCACCAACATCGATATCACCCAGGGACCAGTGGAACGCCTTTACAACACGGGAAAACTCCATATCCAGACCGCGGGTTACAGCCAGCAGCAAAACGCGGAGCTCGTGCTCCCGGGGATCAGGGATTGCGAGACCCTCAAGGATTCCATCATGCAGCGGATCAAAGCGCGTCCGGATAACGATCTGCCGGATTCAGTCCCCAAACCTGAACCGAACGGCCAGGCTGAGCTTTTAAAAGCGATGTTGCAGGAACTGTCCGCGATCCGGACCCAGCTGGAAAAATAG